The Winslowiella toletana region AGTGAAACGGTAGTGCCGGCGATGTGGTATGCCACCGCGACGCTGTACGGTCCGTCAGCCGCCAGTCGCCCGCTGCAGTAGTCGCGCACAGTTATCCTCGCTCAGCGTGCTGGCTCCGCGCGCATCCAGCGCCTGACGACACCAGGCATCGGCCAGCGGTGGTTCGAGATATTTCAGCAGCTGTGCCGCCACTGCCAGCCGGAACAATAGGCTGGTAATATCACGCGCCTGCACCTCTTGCGGATGAGCCAGCCGTAATTTCAACTGCCGCCAACGACTGTCGAAGTGGCGATTAACACCTTTCACCGCTTCAAACTCGCGGTTCAGCATCTCTGTAATGCCGGACTGCCTGGTCAGCACCCGCAGCACATCAAGGCACATCACATTCCCCGAGCCTTCCCAGATACTGTTGACCGGCATTTCACGATACAGACGTGGCAGTTCGCTCTCTTCGCAATAGCCAATTCCACCGAGCACTTCCATCGCTTCAGCCACAAAAGCAATGCCGCTTTTGCAGATTGCGTATTTGACCACTGGAGTGAACAGACGGCTGAAAGCGCGCTCATGCTGATTCGCTGGCGTTGACCAGGCACGCGCCAGCCGCATCAATAACGCGGTCTGTCCTTCCAGCTGCAACGCCTGTGCGCTCAATACCTGCCGCATCAGCGGTTGATCGACCAGATTTTTCCCCATCACCTGCCGCTGATGAGCGTGATACAGCGCGACCGACAATGCGCGCCGCATCTGCCCATGGCTTCCCAGCGCGCAATCAAAACGGGTGTAACCACCCATTTTCAGGATTTGCCGCACACCATCGCCCTCTTCTCCCAACAGCCAGCCGGTGGCATTGCAGAACTCGACTTCGCTACTGGCGTTGGCGCGATTTCCGAGCTTTTCTTTCAACCGCTCGATGCGAATTGCGTTACGGCTGCCATCCGGCAGCAGACGCGGCATAAAGAAGCAGCCAGGCCCGCCTGACGTCTGCGCCAGCACCAGATGCGCATCGCTTTGCGGCACCGAAAAAAACCATTTATGGCCGGTGAGATAATAGATTTCGCCATTACCACGCGAGGCCTGCGGCTGCGCGATGGTGGTGTTGCTCAGTACATCGGTTCCGCCCTGTTTCTCGGTCATTCCCATGCCAATCAACAGACCGCGTTTTTGATCGCCAGGTTGCGCATGCGCATCGTAACGATCCGACAACAGCCCCGGCAGCCAGCTGTGAAACGCGGCTGGCAGGCTCTGTTGCAATAATGGAATCGCGCCAAAGGTCATGGTTATTGGGCACAGGGTGCCAGCTTCAACCTGGGCATGCTGGATAAAGCGAGCTGCACGGGCAACAAATGCTCCCGGTCGCGCATCCGCCTGCCAGCACAGGTTGTGTACCCGATTGGCACACAGCCCCTGCATCAGCAAATGCCACGACGGGTGAAAGCGCAGTTCATCAATTCGCTCACCGCAGGGGTCGTAGCGCAGTAGCTCGGGTGGCCAGGCGTTCGCCAGACGCCCCAACTCCAGCGACTCAGCACTACCCAACTGTTGTCCAACCGATGCCTGTAATTCGCCGTCCCATTCCGCGCCTTCGCGTATCAGAGCCTCGCGCAGCGGCGTATCAGACAGAAACAGATTACTGTTGCTGAGTGGGCGTGGTTGATTAAAAACGGTGTGCGTGTTCCACGTCATTTTTTCTCCCTCATGATCCCTGGCGGATACCGTAGTATGAAACCTGAGAGAAAAAATGCCCGAAAGCGGGAAGAGATTCGGGGCGTAGGTCACGCCCCCGAGGGATTACTTACTGGTACGTTGACGCACGGCTTCAAACAGACAGATACCGGTGGCAACGGAAACGTTAAGCGAAGAGACGCTGCCCGCCATTGGAATGCTGATTAACTCATCACAATGTTCACGCGTCAGACGGCGCATGCCTTCGCCTTCCGCGCCCATCACCAGCGCCATTGGGCCAGTCATTTTGCTCTGGAACACGGTGTGATCTGCTTCACCAGCGGTACCGACGATCCAGACATTCGCTTCCTGCAACACCCGCATCGTGCGCGCGAGGTTGGTGACGCGAATCAGCGGCACATTTTCTGCCGCGCCGCTGGCGACTTTTTTCGCCGTCGCGTTCAGCTGAGCGGAACGGTCTTTCGGCACGATCACCGCATGCACACCGGCAGCGTCGGCGCTGCGCAGGCAGGCACCAAGATTATGCGGGTCAGTCACACCGTCGAGAATCAACAGAAACGGCTGATCAAGACCGGCAATCAGGTCTGGCAGGTCGCCTTCCTGATACTGGCGGCCCGGCTTAACGCGGGCGACAATCCCCTGATGAACCGCACCTTCGACTTTGCTATCCAGCCACTGACGGTTTGCCACCTGGATCACGATACCCTGAGCTTCCAGCGCCTTAATCAACGGTTGTAAGCGG contains the following coding sequences:
- a CDS encoding isovaleryl-CoA dehydrogenase; the encoded protein is MTWNTHTVFNQPRPLSNSNLFLSDTPLREALIREGAEWDGELQASVGQQLGSAESLELGRLANAWPPELLRYDPCGERIDELRFHPSWHLLMQGLCANRVHNLCWQADARPGAFVARAARFIQHAQVEAGTLCPITMTFGAIPLLQQSLPAAFHSWLPGLLSDRYDAHAQPGDQKRGLLIGMGMTEKQGGTDVLSNTTIAQPQASRGNGEIYYLTGHKWFFSVPQSDAHLVLAQTSGGPGCFFMPRLLPDGSRNAIRIERLKEKLGNRANASSEVEFCNATGWLLGEEGDGVRQILKMGGYTRFDCALGSHGQMRRALSVALYHAHQRQVMGKNLVDQPLMRQVLSAQALQLEGQTALLMRLARAWSTPANQHERAFSRLFTPVVKYAICKSGIAFVAEAMEVLGGIGYCEESELPRLYREMPVNSIWEGSGNVMCLDVLRVLTRQSGITEMLNREFEAVKGVNRHFDSRWRQLKLRLAHPQEVQARDITSLLFRLAVAAQLLKYLEPPLADAWCRQALDARGASTLSEDNCARLLQRATGG
- the rlmB gene encoding 23S rRNA (guanosine(2251)-2'-O)-methyltransferase RlmB gives rise to the protein MSEIVFGIHAVQALLDSDPQRFQEVFILKGRDDRRLQPLIKALEAQGIVIQVANRQWLDSKVEGAVHQGIVARVKPGRQYQEGDLPDLIAGLDQPFLLILDGVTDPHNLGACLRSADAAGVHAVIVPKDRSAQLNATAKKVASGAAENVPLIRVTNLARTMRVLQEANVWIVGTAGEADHTVFQSKMTGPMALVMGAEGEGMRRLTREHCDELISIPMAGSVSSLNVSVATGICLFEAVRQRTSK